The following coding sequences lie in one Zingiber officinale cultivar Zhangliang chromosome 2B, Zo_v1.1, whole genome shotgun sequence genomic window:
- the LOC122046088 gene encoding probable histidine kinase 4 isoform X1, giving the protein MGLEMALGAGKSWWRNQNVIMATWMMLTVGICISFHYHMRTESMRKAEEMLTSMCEERARMLMEQFAVSVNQVHALAILVSTFHYQKEPSALDQETFAEYTTRTAFERRYLNGVTYARRVIHADRELFENQQGWTIKTMELKPSLIQDEHAAVIYPQETVSHIETLDMMSGEEYRGNILRARATGKAVLTRPFRLLKSNHLGVVLTFPVYFSDLPADTTAEERVKETSGYIGGAFDVESLVENLLHQLAGSQEIVVNIYDITNSCEPLVLYGVHPPDGHMSSLHISMLDFGDPFRKHQMNCRYRKMPPVSLLSITTPTGIFVIFMLVGYIGYAAWSHYDNVNEDFQKMEELKSKAEAADVAKSQFLATVMHEIRTPMNGVLGMLNMLLDTELNITQKDCAQTAQICGRALIAIINEVLDCAKIKEGKLEIEFVPFDLRSVLDDAVSLFSVKSREKGIELAVYVSDRVPTILVGDPRRFKQIVTNLIGNSVKFTKRGHIFVQVHLVEDVKILDTERENGLNGYANEANITSVNAVFNTLSGLEVVDSRNTKCLGLQLCDGESLPGTIEKGSAPECVTDQVNLMVSVEDTGVGIPTCAQDRVFTPFMQANSSTSRNYGGAGIGLCISKCLVELMSGNISFSSKPHVGSTFTFTVVFQRQHRGAGADRERSLSEVLPTCFRGMRVIVVDRQPVRSTITKYHLQRLSMITEDARTINEALYRYLISSHRGKLPCILFIEKDSWDPKVNIHIQNDLLKWKQAISVHDLPKVVLLSTIESDKTKAWPHVDTVIVKPLRASTMATCFQQMLGIGRVKNKDTLNSSSFLHGLLDGKNILIVDDNKVNLRVAAAALEKYGAKVECVESGKSALSLLQPPHKFHACFMDIQMPEMDGFQATQEIRRMESSVASEEAHIEGPIKVKWRIPILAMTADVIQVTYEQCVKCDMDGYVSKPFEEAQLCNVVAKFLASQPIPGS; this is encoded by the exons ATGGGTTTAGAGATGGCACTGGGAGCTGGAAAGAGTTGGTGGCGGAACCAAAACGTGATCATGGCGACATGGATGATGCTCACAGTAGGAATTTGCATAAGTTTTCACTATCATATGAGAACAGAAAGCATGAGAAAGGCAGAGGAGATGCTAACGAGCATGTGCGAAGAGAGGGCAAGGATGCTGATGGAGCAATTTGCTGTGAGTGTCAACCAAGTGCATGCTCTGGCAATTCTTGTTTCAACATTTCATTACCAGAAAGAGCCATCAGCACTTGATCAG GAGACATTTGCAGAGTACACAACAAGGACAGCTTTTGAGCGGCGATATTTGAATGGAGTAACCTATGCACGACGAGTAATACATGCAGACCGAGAATTGTTTGAGAATCAACAGGGTTGGACAATCAAGACTATGGAACTGAAACCATCTCTGATTCAAGATGAGCATGCAGCTGTAATATACCCTCAGGAAACTGTTTCACATATAGAGACCCTTGACATGATGTCTGGAGAG GAGTACCGCGGAAATATCTTAAGGGCTAGAGCCACAGGCAAAGCGGTTCTTACCAGACCCTTCAGACTTTTGAAGTCTAACCATCTGGGAGTGGTTTTAACATTTCCTGTATATTTCTCAGATCTTCCAGCCGACACAACAGCTGAAGAACGTGTGAAGGAAACTTCAGG GTATATTGGAGGAGCTTTTGATGTCGAATCTCTCGTGGAAAATTTGTTGCACCAACTTGCTGGTAGTCAGGAAATTGTCGTGAATATATACGACATCACAAATTCATGTGAGCCCCTAGTATTGTATGGAGTCCATCCTCCTGATGGCCACATGTCATCATTACACATCAGTATGCTCGATTTTGGAGATCCATTTAGGAAGCATCAAATGAACTGCAG GTACCGCAAGATGCCTCCAGTTTCCTTATTGTCCATCACTACACCAACTGGCATTTTTGTGATCTTTATGCTGGTGGGGTACATAGGTTATGCTGCTTGGAGCCACTATGACAATGTTAACGAAGATTTTCAGAAAATGGAAGAGCTTAAAAGTAAAGCAGAGGCAGCAGATGTTGCTAAATCTCAG TTCCTTGCCACGGTCATGCATGAAATCAGAACACCTATGAATGGAGTCCTCG GAATGCTTAATATGCTTTTAGATACAGAACTGAATATAACTCAGAAAGATTGTGCACAAACTGCTCAAATCTGTGGAAGAGCACTGATTGCAATAATAAATGAAGTACTTGATTGTGCAAAGATCAAAGAAGGAAAGTTGGAGATTGAGTTCGTTCCATTTGACCTAAGATCTGTATTAGATGATGCCGTATCTCTATTTTCTGTAAAATCAAGAGAAAAAGGAATTGAG CTTGCTGTCTATGTATCTGATCGGGTTCCTACTATTCTTGTGGGAGATCCCAGGAGATTTAAGCAAATAGTCACCAATCTTATTGGAAATTCGGTCAAA TTCACAAAGCGAGGTCACATTTTTGTCCAAGTTCACTTGGTTGAGGATGTGAAAATTTTGGATACAGAAAGGGAAAATGGCTTAAATGGATATGCTAATGAAGCAAACATTACGTCCGTTAATGCTGTGTTCAATACATTAAGTGGTCTAGAAGTTGTTGattctagaaatacaaaatgttTAGGACTGCAACTCTGTGATGGTGAATCCCTGCCCGGCACAATTGAGAAAGGATCAGCTCCTGAATGTGTGACGGATCAAGTAAATTTAATGGTCAGCGTTGAGGATACAGGGGTTGGAATCCCTACATGTGCCCAAGATCGAGTTTTCACACCATTTATGCAGGCCAACAGCTCGACTTCTAGGAATTATGGTGGAGCTGGTATTGGCTTGTGCATTAGCAAGTGTCTCGTTGAATTGATGAGCGGGAACATAAGCTTCAGCAGCAAACCTCATGTCGGAAGCACATTCACCTTCACCGTGGTTTTTCAGAGACAACACAGAGGTGCGGGTGCTGATAGAGAGAGGTCTCTTTCAGAAGTTTTACCAACATGTTTTAGAGGGATGAGAGTAATTGTAGTCGACCGGCAGCCTGTTAGATCTACCATAACCAAATACCATCTTCAAAGGTTGAGCATGATCACCGAAGATGCTCGTACAATAAATGAGGCACTTTATCGCTACTTGATATCTAG TCATCGTGGAAAGTTGCCTTGTATCTTGTTCATTGAGAAAGATTCATGGGATCCCAAAGTCAATATTCATATTCAGAATGATCTTTTGAAATGGAAACAAGCTATTAGCGTGCATGATTTACCCAAGGTGGTTCTTCTATCGACTAttgaatctgataaaacaaaagCTTGGCCTCATGTGGATACTGTAATAGTGAAGCCGTTGCGAGCAAGCACCATGGCAACATGCTTTCAACAAATGCTAGGGATTGGGAGGGTCAAAAATAAAGATACACTTAATAGTTCAAGTTTCCTCCATGGCTTGTTGGACGGGAAGAATATACTGATTGTTGACGATAACAAGGTAAATCTGAGAGTTGCTGCAGCAGCACTAGAAAAATATGGTGCTAAGGTTGAGTGCGTTGAAAGCGGTAAAAGTGCACTTTCCTTGCTCCAACCTCCCCACAAATTTCATGCATGCTTCATGGATATCCAAATGCCAGAGATGGACGG GTTTCAAGCGACACAGGAAATACGCAGGATGGAGAGCAGTGTGGCAAGTGAAGAAGCTCATATTGAAGGACCAATCAAGGTAAAATGGCGCATTCCAATCCTTGCAATGACTGCTGATGTTATCCAAGTAACATATGAACAATGTGTGAAATGCGACATGGATGGGTATGTCTCCAAGCCATTCGAGGAAGCCCAGCTTTGTAATGTGGTCGCCAAATTTTTGGCTTCCCAACCCATTCCAGGTTCTTGA
- the LOC122046088 gene encoding probable histidine kinase 4 isoform X2, which yields MELKPSLIQDEHAAVIYPQETVSHIETLDMMSGEEYRGNILRARATGKAVLTRPFRLLKSNHLGVVLTFPVYFSDLPADTTAEERVKETSGYIGGAFDVESLVENLLHQLAGSQEIVVNIYDITNSCEPLVLYGVHPPDGHMSSLHISMLDFGDPFRKHQMNCRYRKMPPVSLLSITTPTGIFVIFMLVGYIGYAAWSHYDNVNEDFQKMEELKSKAEAADVAKSQFLATVMHEIRTPMNGVLGMLNMLLDTELNITQKDCAQTAQICGRALIAIINEVLDCAKIKEGKLEIEFVPFDLRSVLDDAVSLFSVKSREKGIELAVYVSDRVPTILVGDPRRFKQIVTNLIGNSVKFTKRGHIFVQVHLVEDVKILDTERENGLNGYANEANITSVNAVFNTLSGLEVVDSRNTKCLGLQLCDGESLPGTIEKGSAPECVTDQVNLMVSVEDTGVGIPTCAQDRVFTPFMQANSSTSRNYGGAGIGLCISKCLVELMSGNISFSSKPHVGSTFTFTVVFQRQHRGAGADRERSLSEVLPTCFRGMRVIVVDRQPVRSTITKYHLQRLSMITEDARTINEALYRYLISSHRGKLPCILFIEKDSWDPKVNIHIQNDLLKWKQAISVHDLPKVVLLSTIESDKTKAWPHVDTVIVKPLRASTMATCFQQMLGIGRVKNKDTLNSSSFLHGLLDGKNILIVDDNKVNLRVAAAALEKYGAKVECVESGKSALSLLQPPHKFHACFMDIQMPEMDGFQATQEIRRMESSVASEEAHIEGPIKVKWRIPILAMTADVIQVTYEQCVKCDMDGYVSKPFEEAQLCNVVAKFLASQPIPGS from the exons ATGGAACTGAAACCATCTCTGATTCAAGATGAGCATGCAGCTGTAATATACCCTCAGGAAACTGTTTCACATATAGAGACCCTTGACATGATGTCTGGAGAG GAGTACCGCGGAAATATCTTAAGGGCTAGAGCCACAGGCAAAGCGGTTCTTACCAGACCCTTCAGACTTTTGAAGTCTAACCATCTGGGAGTGGTTTTAACATTTCCTGTATATTTCTCAGATCTTCCAGCCGACACAACAGCTGAAGAACGTGTGAAGGAAACTTCAGG GTATATTGGAGGAGCTTTTGATGTCGAATCTCTCGTGGAAAATTTGTTGCACCAACTTGCTGGTAGTCAGGAAATTGTCGTGAATATATACGACATCACAAATTCATGTGAGCCCCTAGTATTGTATGGAGTCCATCCTCCTGATGGCCACATGTCATCATTACACATCAGTATGCTCGATTTTGGAGATCCATTTAGGAAGCATCAAATGAACTGCAG GTACCGCAAGATGCCTCCAGTTTCCTTATTGTCCATCACTACACCAACTGGCATTTTTGTGATCTTTATGCTGGTGGGGTACATAGGTTATGCTGCTTGGAGCCACTATGACAATGTTAACGAAGATTTTCAGAAAATGGAAGAGCTTAAAAGTAAAGCAGAGGCAGCAGATGTTGCTAAATCTCAG TTCCTTGCCACGGTCATGCATGAAATCAGAACACCTATGAATGGAGTCCTCG GAATGCTTAATATGCTTTTAGATACAGAACTGAATATAACTCAGAAAGATTGTGCACAAACTGCTCAAATCTGTGGAAGAGCACTGATTGCAATAATAAATGAAGTACTTGATTGTGCAAAGATCAAAGAAGGAAAGTTGGAGATTGAGTTCGTTCCATTTGACCTAAGATCTGTATTAGATGATGCCGTATCTCTATTTTCTGTAAAATCAAGAGAAAAAGGAATTGAG CTTGCTGTCTATGTATCTGATCGGGTTCCTACTATTCTTGTGGGAGATCCCAGGAGATTTAAGCAAATAGTCACCAATCTTATTGGAAATTCGGTCAAA TTCACAAAGCGAGGTCACATTTTTGTCCAAGTTCACTTGGTTGAGGATGTGAAAATTTTGGATACAGAAAGGGAAAATGGCTTAAATGGATATGCTAATGAAGCAAACATTACGTCCGTTAATGCTGTGTTCAATACATTAAGTGGTCTAGAAGTTGTTGattctagaaatacaaaatgttTAGGACTGCAACTCTGTGATGGTGAATCCCTGCCCGGCACAATTGAGAAAGGATCAGCTCCTGAATGTGTGACGGATCAAGTAAATTTAATGGTCAGCGTTGAGGATACAGGGGTTGGAATCCCTACATGTGCCCAAGATCGAGTTTTCACACCATTTATGCAGGCCAACAGCTCGACTTCTAGGAATTATGGTGGAGCTGGTATTGGCTTGTGCATTAGCAAGTGTCTCGTTGAATTGATGAGCGGGAACATAAGCTTCAGCAGCAAACCTCATGTCGGAAGCACATTCACCTTCACCGTGGTTTTTCAGAGACAACACAGAGGTGCGGGTGCTGATAGAGAGAGGTCTCTTTCAGAAGTTTTACCAACATGTTTTAGAGGGATGAGAGTAATTGTAGTCGACCGGCAGCCTGTTAGATCTACCATAACCAAATACCATCTTCAAAGGTTGAGCATGATCACCGAAGATGCTCGTACAATAAATGAGGCACTTTATCGCTACTTGATATCTAG TCATCGTGGAAAGTTGCCTTGTATCTTGTTCATTGAGAAAGATTCATGGGATCCCAAAGTCAATATTCATATTCAGAATGATCTTTTGAAATGGAAACAAGCTATTAGCGTGCATGATTTACCCAAGGTGGTTCTTCTATCGACTAttgaatctgataaaacaaaagCTTGGCCTCATGTGGATACTGTAATAGTGAAGCCGTTGCGAGCAAGCACCATGGCAACATGCTTTCAACAAATGCTAGGGATTGGGAGGGTCAAAAATAAAGATACACTTAATAGTTCAAGTTTCCTCCATGGCTTGTTGGACGGGAAGAATATACTGATTGTTGACGATAACAAGGTAAATCTGAGAGTTGCTGCAGCAGCACTAGAAAAATATGGTGCTAAGGTTGAGTGCGTTGAAAGCGGTAAAAGTGCACTTTCCTTGCTCCAACCTCCCCACAAATTTCATGCATGCTTCATGGATATCCAAATGCCAGAGATGGACGG GTTTCAAGCGACACAGGAAATACGCAGGATGGAGAGCAGTGTGGCAAGTGAAGAAGCTCATATTGAAGGACCAATCAAGGTAAAATGGCGCATTCCAATCCTTGCAATGACTGCTGATGTTATCCAAGTAACATATGAACAATGTGTGAAATGCGACATGGATGGGTATGTCTCCAAGCCATTCGAGGAAGCCCAGCTTTGTAATGTGGTCGCCAAATTTTTGGCTTCCCAACCCATTCCAGGTTCTTGA